From the Thermus tengchongensis genome, one window contains:
- a CDS encoding aminoglycoside 6'-N-acetyltransferase → MRSRVRPLRPEDLPAYLALRLALWPEGGDDLKEVEGLLQDPNQAAFGAEAEGQRVGFVEASLRPYAEGCDTRPRGLPGGRVRGPEMAGAGDRPCPYGSRGSLGPSEGVPGDKYPVVAQATTGYLGQEVHRRLGYQEVERIVCFRKDL, encoded by the coding sequence GTGAGGTCTAGGGTCCGGCCCCTTCGCCCGGAGGACCTTCCCGCCTACTTGGCGTTGCGCCTTGCCCTCTGGCCCGAGGGTGGGGATGACCTAAAGGAGGTGGAGGGCCTGCTTCAAGACCCCAACCAGGCAGCCTTTGGGGCCGAAGCGGAGGGGCAACGGGTGGGCTTCGTCGAGGCTTCCTTGCGCCCCTACGCCGAGGGATGCGACACCCGCCCCCGGGGGCTACCTGGAGGGCGGGTACGTGGCCCCGAAATGGCGGGGGCAGGGGACAGGCCGTGCCCTTATGGAAGCCGCGGAAGCCTGGGCCCGAGCGAGGGGGTACCGGGAGATAAGTACCCCGTCGTGGCGCAAGCCACGACGGGGTACTTAGGCCAGGAGGTCCACCGCCGCTTGGGGTACCAGGAGGTGGAGCGCATCGTCTGCTTCCGCAAGGACCTTTAG
- a CDS encoding putative Ig domain-containing protein, which yields MRKLWPFFLLLLAACGTQDPTGVGMEPLRLTSTSLPPAYLGEAYTATFSAEGGVRPYTFSLEGKLPQGLAFQGGRITGVPREKGQFPVTLTVEDGAKNSRVQRLTLTVSDPPPPRLTLVAPPAQVEGPFLLLGRVEVRETLGFQLELPLRDLNPDLASLKVASPVYLLDYDAGAGLLRLDVAFARPLKDQEAFRLLLTPQKALTPRFSPRVVFYDKEGKPLGEALKRGRPFADLLQLAQNWGKEGKELKGDLNGDGKVDGADLQALGQGYYLKASPPPPAGGEGGQGQGEGNAP from the coding sequence ATGCGGAAGCTTTGGCCCTTCTTCCTCCTCCTCCTCGCCGCCTGCGGCACCCAAGACCCCACGGGGGTGGGAATGGAACCCTTGCGCCTCACCAGCACCAGCCTTCCTCCCGCCTACCTGGGGGAGGCCTACACCGCCACCTTCAGCGCCGAAGGGGGGGTACGGCCCTACACCTTTAGCCTCGAGGGCAAACTCCCCCAAGGCCTGGCCTTCCAAGGCGGGCGGATCACCGGGGTACCCAGGGAGAAGGGCCAGTTTCCCGTTACCCTCACCGTGGAGGATGGGGCCAAGAACAGCCGGGTCCAGCGGCTTACCCTCACGGTATCCGACCCACCCCCGCCCAGGCTTACCCTAGTGGCCCCGCCGGCCCAGGTGGAGGGGCCCTTTTTGCTCTTGGGCCGGGTGGAGGTACGGGAGACCTTGGGCTTTCAGCTGGAGCTTCCCCTAAGGGATCTGAACCCGGATCTTGCCAGCTTGAAGGTGGCGAGCCCCGTGTACCTCCTGGATTACGATGCGGGGGCAGGGCTTTTGCGCCTGGATGTGGCCTTCGCCAGACCCCTAAAAGACCAGGAAGCCTTCCGCCTCCTCCTCACCCCGCAGAAGGCCCTTACCCCCAGGTTTTCCCCCCGGGTGGTCTTCTACGACAAGGAAGGGAAGCCCCTGGGGGAGGCCTTGAAGCGGGGCAGGCCCTTTGCCGACCTCCTGCAACTGGCCCAGAACTGGGGCAAGGAGGGGAAGGAGCTCAAAGGGGACCTGAACGGGGACGGCAAGGTGGACGGCGCCGATCTCCAGGCTCTGGGGCAGGGGTACTACCTCAAAGCTTCTCCGCCCCCACCTGCAGGAGGTGAGGGCGGCCAAGGCCAGGGAGAGGGGAATGCCCCGTGA
- the dcd gene encoding dCTP deaminase, translating into MIKPDWWIREMAKKGMIEPFEERLVREGVISYGLSSFGYDLRAAPEWKIFTNVFSTVVDPKGFDPRSFVEYEGEEVIIPPNSFALTRSIEYIRMPENVIAIALGKSTYARCGIVANVTPLEPGWEGHVTLEISNTTPLPAKVYANEGIVQIIFLEGPRPETTYKDRRGKYQGQKGITLPRV; encoded by the coding sequence ATGATTAAGCCGGACTGGTGGATCCGGGAGATGGCCAAAAAGGGCATGATCGAGCCCTTCGAGGAGCGCCTGGTGCGGGAGGGGGTCATCAGCTACGGGCTTTCCAGCTTCGGCTACGACCTCCGGGCCGCCCCCGAGTGGAAGATCTTCACCAACGTCTTCTCCACGGTGGTGGACCCCAAGGGCTTTGACCCGAGAAGCTTTGTGGAGTACGAGGGGGAGGAGGTCATCATCCCCCCCAACTCCTTCGCCCTCACCCGAAGCATCGAGTACATCCGGATGCCGGAAAACGTGATCGCCATCGCCCTGGGCAAGAGCACCTACGCCCGGTGTGGCATCGTGGCCAACGTGACCCCTTTGGAACCGGGCTGGGAAGGGCACGTGACCCTGGAGATCTCCAACACCACCCCCCTGCCCGCCAAGGTCTACGCCAACGAGGGCATCGTGCAGATCATCTTCCTCGAGGGCCCGCGGCCCGAAACCACCTATAAGGACCGCCGGGGCAAGTACCAAGGGCAGAAGGGCATCACCCTGCCCCGGGTGTAG
- a CDS encoding peptidylprolyl isomerase, with amino-acid sequence MGVRVLLLSLLILLGACRGESMKPLPYLSETPVRSFKAPEALLEPGKDYYARIRTTKGDILLDLLEKEAPNTVNSFVFLALHRFFEGVEWHRVIPGFVAQTGDPTGTGAGGPGYAFGLEIAPGLAFDREGMVGMARTQDPNSNGSQFFITLAPTPHLTGQYTLFARVVEGMEVVRRLTPTEGPGATGERDKILSVEILVKE; translated from the coding sequence ATGGGGGTGCGCGTCCTTCTCCTTAGCCTGTTGATCCTCCTCGGCGCCTGTAGAGGTGAGAGCATGAAGCCCCTCCCTTACCTTTCGGAAACCCCGGTGCGTTCCTTCAAGGCCCCGGAAGCCCTTCTGGAGCCCGGCAAGGACTACTACGCCCGCATCCGCACCACCAAGGGGGACATCCTTCTGGACCTCCTGGAGAAGGAGGCCCCCAACACGGTGAACTCCTTTGTCTTCCTGGCCCTCCACCGCTTCTTCGAGGGGGTGGAGTGGCACCGGGTCATCCCCGGCTTCGTGGCCCAGACCGGGGACCCCACCGGCACCGGCGCCGGGGGCCCAGGCTACGCCTTCGGCCTGGAGATCGCCCCGGGGCTGGCCTTTGACCGGGAGGGGATGGTGGGCATGGCCCGCACCCAGGACCCCAACTCCAACGGGAGCCAGTTCTTCATTACCCTGGCCCCCACCCCCCACCTCACCGGGCAGTACACCCTTTTCGCCCGGGTGGTGGAGGGCATGGAGGTGGTCAGGCGCCTCACCCCCACGGAGGGTCCGGGCGCCACGGGGGAACGGGACAAGATCCTCAGCGTGGAGATCCTGGTCAAGGAATGA
- a CDS encoding ATP phosphoribosyltransferase regulatory subunit, protein MIPEGTRFLLPPEARLKAELMGRLRELFLRHGYEPVELPALESYDPLHPLAERAFKLVDKTGEVLALRSEFTTLLAKLLRPHLGEGVHRFQYAGALWLREADAELGRFREYTQVGLELIGATGPLADAEVLHLAFAALEALGLEGVVEVGLPSLVGEVLKASGLPEEEQKKAQQAIHRKNLPELEDLLGRHPVPEEARKTLLALPDLYGEREVLEEAKRLPLPKRARKALEDLERTLELLERPVLLDLGMARRYEYYSGIFFRAYTPGFGLPLLGGGRYDGALLPRAAGFAIGVERALEALKPPRVDVSPEVLALDLKALRRFAGERRVELFHGEDPVAYAKARGIPYLAQGERIFRVEEA, encoded by the coding sequence ATGATCCCCGAGGGCACCCGGTTTTTGCTTCCCCCCGAGGCCCGGCTCAAGGCCGAGCTCATGGGGAGGCTACGGGAGCTTTTCCTGCGCCACGGCTACGAGCCCGTGGAGCTCCCGGCCCTGGAAAGCTACGACCCCCTCCACCCCCTGGCGGAGCGGGCCTTCAAGCTGGTGGACAAGACGGGGGAGGTACTGGCCCTAAGGAGCGAGTTCACCACCCTCCTGGCCAAGCTCCTGAGGCCCCACCTGGGGGAAGGGGTCCACCGCTTCCAGTACGCGGGGGCCCTATGGCTCCGGGAGGCGGACGCGGAGCTCGGCCGCTTCCGGGAGTACACCCAGGTGGGCCTGGAGCTCATCGGGGCCACGGGGCCTTTGGCGGACGCGGAGGTCCTGCACCTGGCCTTTGCCGCCTTGGAGGCCCTGGGCCTGGAAGGGGTGGTGGAGGTGGGCCTGCCCAGCCTGGTGGGGGAGGTGCTCAAGGCCTCCGGTCTTCCGGAAGAGGAGCAGAAGAAGGCCCAGCAGGCGATCCACCGCAAGAACTTGCCCGAGCTGGAAGACCTCCTTGGCCGCCACCCCGTGCCGGAGGAGGCCCGCAAGACCCTCCTGGCCTTGCCGGACCTCTACGGGGAGCGCGAGGTGCTGGAGGAGGCTAAGAGGCTTCCCCTTCCCAAAAGGGCCAGGAAGGCCCTGGAGGACCTGGAAAGGACCCTGGAGCTTCTGGAAAGGCCCGTCCTCTTGGACCTGGGCATGGCCCGGCGCTACGAGTACTACTCCGGCATCTTCTTCCGCGCCTACACCCCAGGCTTCGGCCTGCCCCTTCTGGGAGGTGGCCGGTACGACGGGGCCCTCCTCCCCAGGGCGGCGGGGTTCGCTATAGGGGTAGAGCGGGCCTTGGAAGCCCTAAAACCCCCCAGGGTGGACGTAAGCCCCGAGGTTTTGGCCCTGGACCTTAAGGCCCTTCGCCGCTTCGCCGGGGAGAGGCGGGTGGAGCTCTTCCATGGGGAAGACCCTGTGGCCTACGCTAAGGCCCGGGGCATCCCCTACCTGGCCCAAGGGGAGCGCATCTTTAGGGTGGAGGAGGCATGA
- the hisG gene encoding ATP phosphoribosyltransferase: MRRFALTIALPKGRMFQEAYEALRKAGLELPPIENERALLHGEEGGIALLELRNKDVPVYVDLGIAEVGVVGKDVLLDSGRDLFEPVDLGFGACRLSLIRRPGDTSPIRRIATKYPLFTTRLLKERGWVADVVELSGNIELAAVTGLADAVVDVVQTGATLRAAGLVEVEVLAHSTARLIVNRQALKLKRSLLKPLIAKLRNRDGGP, from the coding sequence ATGAGGCGTTTTGCCCTCACCATTGCCCTGCCCAAGGGGCGAATGTTCCAGGAGGCCTATGAGGCCTTAAGGAAAGCGGGGCTGGAACTCCCCCCCATAGAGAACGAGCGGGCCCTCCTCCACGGGGAAGAAGGAGGAATCGCCCTCCTGGAGCTTCGCAACAAGGATGTGCCCGTGTATGTGGATTTGGGTATCGCCGAGGTGGGGGTGGTGGGCAAGGACGTCCTCCTGGACTCGGGCCGCGACCTCTTTGAGCCCGTGGACCTGGGCTTCGGGGCCTGCCGGCTTTCCCTCATAAGGCGCCCTGGCGACACCTCCCCCATCCGCCGCATCGCCACCAAGTACCCCCTCTTCACCACCCGGCTCCTGAAGGAACGGGGCTGGGTGGCGGACGTGGTGGAGCTTTCCGGCAACATCGAGCTGGCCGCGGTCACAGGCCTGGCAGACGCCGTGGTGGACGTGGTGCAGACCGGGGCCACCCTAAGGGCGGCGGGCCTGGTGGAGGTGGAGGTCCTGGCCCACTCCACCGCCCGCCTCATCGTGAACCGCCAAGCCCTGAAGCTTAAACGCTCGCTTTTAAAGCCCCTGATCGCTAAGCTGAGAAACCGTGACGGAGGCCCGTAG
- the trmH gene encoding tRNA (guanosine(18)-2'-O)-methyltransferase TrmH gives MTEARRRRIEEVLRRRQPDLTVLLENVHKPHNLSAILRSCDAVGVLEAHAVNPTGGVPTFNETSGGSHKWVYLRVHPDIQTAIGHLREKGFRIYATALREDAQDFREVDYTQPTAILLGAEKWGVSEEALALADSAIQVPMFGMVQSLNVSVAAAVILFEAQRQRLKAGLYEGPRLDPELYQRVLEDWLRK, from the coding sequence GTGACGGAGGCCCGTAGACGCCGCATCGAGGAGGTCCTAAGGAGGCGCCAGCCCGACCTCACCGTCCTCCTGGAGAACGTGCACAAGCCCCACAACCTCTCGGCTATCCTCCGTAGCTGCGACGCCGTGGGGGTCCTCGAGGCCCATGCGGTAAACCCCACGGGGGGCGTGCCCACCTTCAACGAAACCAGCGGGGGAAGCCACAAATGGGTCTACCTGCGGGTGCACCCCGACATCCAGACGGCCATCGGCCACCTGAGGGAGAAGGGTTTTCGGATCTACGCCACCGCCTTGCGGGAGGATGCCCAAGACTTCCGGGAGGTGGACTACACCCAGCCCACCGCCATCCTCCTGGGGGCGGAGAAATGGGGGGTTTCCGAGGAGGCCCTGGCCCTGGCGGATAGCGCCATCCAGGTACCCATGTTCGGCATGGTCCAGAGCCTGAACGTCTCCGTGGCGGCGGCGGTGATCCTCTTCGAGGCCCAGCGGCAGAGGCTAAAGGCGGGGCTTTACGAAGGGCCCCGCCTGGACCCCGAGCTTTACCAGAGGGTGCTGGAAGACTGGCTCAGGAAGTGA
- a CDS encoding branched-chain amino acid transaminase, translating into MTKPEAKGGDVHIKAGLIWMNGKLLPQEEAKTSVLSHALHYGTSVFEGIRAYETPKGPAIFRLKEHVRRFFNSAKVLRMEIPFTPEEIEEAIKEVVRQNGYKSCYIRPLAWMGAKALGVNPLPNNPAEVMVAAWEWGAYLGEEAVRKGARLITSSWARFPANVMPGKAKVGGNYVNSALAKMEAVAAGADEALLLDEEGYVAEGSGENLFFVRDGVIYALEHSVNLEGITRDSVIRIAKDLGYEVQVVRATRDQLYMADEVFMTGTAAEVTPVSMIDWRPIGQGTAGPITLRLREVYLEAAKGLRPEYEGWLTYV; encoded by the coding sequence ATGACTAAGCCTGAAGCCAAGGGCGGGGATGTGCACATCAAGGCCGGGCTCATTTGGATGAACGGAAAGCTTCTCCCCCAGGAGGAGGCCAAGACCAGCGTCCTAAGCCATGCCCTTCATTACGGGACCAGCGTCTTTGAGGGGATACGGGCCTACGAGACCCCTAAGGGCCCCGCCATCTTCCGCCTGAAGGAGCACGTTCGGCGCTTCTTCAACTCGGCCAAAGTGCTGCGCATGGAGATCCCCTTCACCCCGGAGGAGATCGAGGAGGCTATCAAGGAGGTGGTGCGCCAAAACGGGTACAAAAGCTGCTACATCCGCCCCCTGGCCTGGATGGGGGCCAAGGCCCTGGGGGTGAACCCCCTGCCCAATAACCCCGCCGAGGTGATGGTGGCCGCCTGGGAGTGGGGGGCCTACCTGGGGGAGGAGGCGGTGCGCAAGGGGGCCAGGCTCATCACCAGCTCCTGGGCCCGCTTCCCCGCCAACGTGATGCCGGGGAAGGCCAAGGTGGGGGGGAACTACGTGAATAGCGCCTTGGCCAAAATGGAGGCGGTGGCCGCCGGGGCGGACGAGGCCCTCCTTTTGGACGAGGAAGGCTACGTGGCCGAGGGGAGCGGGGAGAACCTCTTCTTCGTGCGGGATGGGGTCATCTACGCCCTCGAGCACTCGGTGAACCTGGAGGGCATCACCCGGGACTCGGTGATCCGGATCGCCAAGGACCTGGGCTACGAGGTCCAGGTGGTGCGGGCCACCCGCGACCAGCTTTATATGGCCGATGAGGTCTTCATGACCGGTACTGCCGCCGAGGTCACCCCGGTTTCCATGATCGACTGGCGGCCCATCGGCCAGGGCACCGCCGGGCCCATCACCCTGAGGCTCCGCGAGGTCTACCTGGAGGCCGCCAAGGGCCTGCGGCCCGAGTACGAGGGCTGGCTCACCTACGTGTAG
- a CDS encoding hydrogen peroxide-inducible genes activator, giving the protein MTLDQLRYLVALAEEGSFTKAAERVYLTQPALSIQIRRLEEELGVRLFDRREGKPTEAGRAVVAQARRVLEEVERLKALARGEEGCFQGPFRVGVIPTLAPYLLPHLLPRFTARYPTLEVSVREELTPAILEGLQEGRLDAGLVGTREEGPGLKALPLFEEAFWAYVSPHHPLYRREAIHPLEVPLEDTWVLSEGHCFREQVLAVCRPGLGKRQVEFQSGDLETLILLVEGVGGLTFLPEVALWTLPEAKRAHLRPLAPPGAGRTVYLLLREGSLKAPVAKALGEEVGRLFQVLRKGAGSQASVMMRAEVRHD; this is encoded by the coding sequence ATGACCCTGGACCAGCTGCGCTATCTCGTGGCCCTGGCGGAGGAGGGAAGCTTCACCAAAGCGGCGGAGCGGGTCTACCTGACCCAGCCGGCCCTGAGCATCCAGATCCGCAGGCTGGAGGAGGAGCTTGGGGTGAGGCTTTTTGACCGGCGGGAAGGAAAGCCCACCGAAGCGGGGCGGGCGGTGGTGGCCCAGGCCCGCAGGGTTTTGGAGGAGGTGGAGCGCTTGAAAGCCCTGGCCCGGGGGGAGGAGGGCTGTTTCCAGGGCCCCTTTCGCGTGGGGGTGATCCCCACCCTGGCCCCCTACCTGCTTCCCCATCTGCTGCCCCGTTTCACGGCCCGGTATCCGACCCTCGAGGTCAGCGTACGGGAGGAGCTCACCCCCGCCATCCTGGAAGGCCTTCAGGAGGGGCGCCTGGACGCCGGGCTTGTGGGCACGAGGGAGGAGGGCCCTGGCCTAAAGGCCTTGCCCCTTTTTGAGGAGGCCTTTTGGGCCTACGTTTCTCCCCATCACCCCCTCTACAGGCGAGAGGCCATCCACCCCTTGGAGGTTCCCCTGGAGGACACCTGGGTCCTCTCCGAAGGGCACTGTTTCCGGGAGCAGGTTCTGGCCGTATGCCGCCCTGGCTTGGGAAAGCGGCAGGTGGAGTTCCAAAGTGGCGACCTGGAAACCCTCATCCTCCTGGTGGAAGGGGTGGGGGGGCTTACCTTCTTGCCCGAGGTGGCCCTTTGGACCCTTCCCGAGGCCAAGCGGGCCCACCTGCGCCCCCTTGCTCCCCCGGGGGCGGGGCGCACGGTTTACCTCCTCCTGCGGGAAGGAAGCCTCAAGGCCCCGGTGGCTAAGGCCCTGGGGGAGGAGGTGGGGCGGCTTTTCCAGGTCTTGCGCAAGGGAGCGGGGTCGCAGGCAAGCGTTATGATGAGGGCGGAGGTTCGCCATGACTAA
- a CDS encoding manganese catalase family protein yields the protein MFLRIDRLQIELPMPKEQDPNAAAAVQALLGGRFGEMSTLMNYMYQSFNFRGKKALKPYYDLIANIATEELGHIELVAATINSLLAKNPGKDLEEGVDPVSAPLGFAKDARNAAHFIAGGANSLVMGAMGEHWHGEYVFTSGNLILDLLHNFFLEVAARTHKLRVYEMTDNPVAREMIGYLLVRGGVHAAAYGKALESLTGVEMTKMLPIPRIDNSRIPEAKKFMDLGFHRNLYRFSPSDYQDLGLIWQGASPEDGSQVVVIDGPPTGGPVFDGGHDAAEFAPEFHPGELYEIAKKLYDKAK from the coding sequence ATGTTTCTGAGGATCGACCGCCTGCAGATCGAGCTACCCATGCCCAAGGAGCAGGACCCCAACGCCGCCGCCGCGGTGCAGGCCCTGTTGGGGGGCCGCTTCGGGGAGATGTCCACCCTGATGAACTACATGTACCAGTCCTTCAACTTCCGGGGGAAAAAGGCCCTCAAGCCCTACTACGACCTCATCGCCAACATCGCCACCGAGGAGCTCGGGCACATCGAGCTGGTGGCGGCCACCATTAATAGCCTCCTGGCCAAGAACCCGGGGAAGGACCTAGAGGAGGGCGTGGACCCCGTGAGCGCTCCCCTGGGTTTCGCCAAGGACGCCCGTAACGCCGCCCACTTCATCGCCGGCGGGGCCAACAGCCTGGTGATGGGAGCCATGGGGGAGCACTGGCACGGGGAGTACGTCTTCACCAGCGGCAACCTGATCCTGGACCTACTGCACAACTTCTTCCTGGAGGTGGCGGCCCGGACCCACAAGCTGAGGGTCTACGAGATGACGGATAACCCCGTGGCCCGGGAGATGATCGGCTACCTCCTGGTGCGGGGCGGGGTCCACGCCGCCGCCTACGGCAAGGCCCTGGAGAGCCTCACCGGGGTGGAGATGACCAAGATGCTCCCCATCCCCCGCATCGACAACAGCCGGATCCCCGAGGCCAAGAAGTTCATGGACCTGGGCTTCCACCGGAACCTCTACCGCTTTAGCCCCTCGGACTACCAAGACCTGGGCCTCATCTGGCAAGGCGCTTCCCCCGAGGACGGGAGCCAGGTGGTGGTGATCGACGGGCCTCCCACGGGCGGGCCGGTCTTCGACGGGGGTCACGACGCCGCCGAGTTCGCCCCTGAGTTCCACCCCGGCGAGCTCTACGAGATCGCAAAGAAGCTCTACGACAAGGCCAAGTAG
- the dprA gene encoding DNA-processing protein DprA, with amino-acid sequence MDPLALALLPGVGPKRLLELLAAEDPLVALRERFPQAAAGLSQAEERARAERKRAAALGMRILGLWEEGFPEGLRRLPQPPTHLYLKGELPEEGKAVALVGTRRASSWALAFARRLARELAEAGLCVVSGLARGIDREAHLGALEGGGRTLGVLGSALDRVYPPEHRPLAGRMDLLSEFPFGTEPKPEFFPRRNRLIAGLVRAVIVVEAPLASGALITARYALELGKEVLAVPGRPTDPGSLGTNRLIQDGAYPVLSAEDVLSYLGFSGKPKEAVALSGEEERLYALLRQGEALPEDLAQALGLPPERVLSLLTLLELKGLAQALPGGRYGAT; translated from the coding sequence GTGGACCCTCTGGCCCTAGCCCTTCTGCCGGGCGTCGGTCCCAAGCGGCTTTTGGAGCTACTGGCGGCGGAGGATCCCCTGGTGGCGCTGAGGGAGCGTTTTCCCCAGGCTGCGGCTGGGCTTTCCCAGGCCGAGGAGCGGGCCCGGGCGGAAAGGAAGCGGGCAGCGGCTTTGGGAATGCGGATCTTGGGTCTTTGGGAAGAGGGTTTTCCTGAGGGGCTTAGGCGGCTTCCCCAGCCGCCCACCCATCTTTACCTGAAGGGGGAGCTGCCGGAAGAAGGGAAGGCGGTGGCCCTGGTGGGCACCCGTCGAGCCTCTTCCTGGGCCCTGGCCTTCGCTCGCAGGCTGGCCCGGGAGCTGGCCGAGGCCGGGCTTTGCGTGGTTTCGGGGCTGGCCCGGGGGATCGACCGGGAGGCCCACCTGGGGGCCCTCGAGGGGGGCGGGCGCACCCTGGGGGTCTTGGGGAGCGCCCTGGACCGGGTGTACCCCCCGGAGCACCGCCCTTTGGCCGGGCGGATGGACCTCCTTTCCGAGTTCCCCTTCGGTACCGAGCCTAAGCCGGAGTTCTTCCCCCGAAGAAACCGCCTCATCGCCGGCCTGGTGCGGGCGGTGATCGTGGTGGAGGCCCCCCTGGCCTCGGGGGCCCTCATCACCGCCCGCTACGCCCTGGAGCTGGGCAAAGAGGTCTTGGCGGTGCCGGGCCGCCCCACGGACCCGGGCTCCTTGGGGACCAACCGCCTCATCCAGGACGGGGCCTACCCGGTGCTTTCCGCAGAGGACGTGCTCTCCTACTTAGGGTTTTCCGGGAAGCCCAAGGAGGCGGTGGCGCTTTCCGGAGAGGAGGAAAGGCTTTACGCCCTCCTCCGCCAAGGGGAGGCCCTCCCTGAGGACCTGGCCCAGGCCCTAGGGCTTCCCCCGGAGCGGGTGCTTTCCCTCCTCACCCTCTTGGAGCTCAAGGGGCTGGCCCAGGCCCTGCCTGGGGGACGCTACGGGGCTACCTAA